GTTGAAAGAGTTAGTCAGTAGGTGAGATAAAGGGAGCCGACTGTGAAATTCGCCGTGCTGGTTCCGTGGACCAGCCGCTGTGTGCCTCTGACACCGGCCATAATCCATTGTCGTTACCACGGGGAGACACCCTCCCCGTTTGCTCGCTCTGCCTTCCCCGTCCCCGCTCAACCAAAAAATCGACCGACAGAGACCTCCTCGTCGGCGAGCGACGACGCTACTCTAAGTCGGTCGTGTTGTACATCTGGCGACTGGTTCCTGCACCGCCGAAGCGCTCGACATCGACGTTCTGGTACCAGAACCGCTCGTCGGTCCGGTGGTAGACCGGCAGGAACACCACGTCCTCCCAGTTGGCCTCCTCGATTTGGATGTACGACTCGTTACGTGCCGCCTCGGCCTCGTCCGTCGGTGCCGGGTTGTCCTGAATCTGCTCCCACGCGCTCTGGGCTTGCTGGGACGCCTCGGTGTCGAGCCAGTTGACGTAGGAGATGGGGGCGTCCTGCGAGGTGTCGGTCTGTGGCGGGTTGAGCAGTTGCAGGAAGTTGTCCGGCGCGGGCCAGTCCATAATCCACCCGAGCGAGTACGCCTGTAGGTTCCCTTCCCGACCGCGCTGGAGGAGAGTCGAGAACGGCGCGGACTCAATGGTCATGTCGATGTGGGCGCTCGCCAACTGGTCGCGCAGGAGTTGTGCGGTCTGTTGCCACGTGTCCGACCCCGAGTAGATGGTCAGGGTGAACTCGTACCGGTTGTTCTGGTCGTATCCGGCCTCCTCCATCACCTGCCGGGCCTGCTGAATCTGGGTCTGGTTGTACCCGTAAGGGTAGTTCTGCTCGGCGTGCTGGTCGTAGGCGTCCGGGCCGTCGGGGTAGATGTTCGGCGGCGTGAAGTGATAGGCGGCCTGTCCGCGACCCTTGAAGATTTGCTCGATGACCTGATTCTGGTTCATCGCGTAGGCGGCGGCCTGCCGGGCGGGTTTCTCGACCCGATTCGTGTTAAACCCGAGGTAGAAGGCGTTGATGGTCGCCACCGCGAGGTAGTTCAGCGTCGCGCCGTTCCGGACCGGCCCGTAGGTCCCGAACTGCCGACCGAGGTCGTCGGTCTCCTCGACGCTGACCTTGTTGGGGTCGTAGAATGGTGTCGGAATCGGGAAGTAGTCCGCGTTCCGATTCATCGCGTAGGTGTACCGGGCGTTGTCGTCCTCGATGATGCGCCAGTTGACCCTATCGACCTGCGCGGTCTGTCCGTGGTAGTTATCGAACCGGGAAACCTCGGCAACGTCGTTGGACTGCCACGTCTCGAACTGGAACGGTCCGGCACCGATGGGGTTCGAGGTCGCAAACTGCGAGTAGGGAATCTCGCCCTCGTACCCCTCGATGTCACCGACGATGCCCTCCGGAAGCGCCGCGAACGCCGTGTACGCCAGCATCGGGAGCGTGGCGTGGAAGGGTTCTTCGAGCGTCATCTCCAGCGTGTAATCGTCTACGGCCTCGACAGCGAGCGTTCCGGGCTGATAGTTGCCCTCGCTGTCGGTCTCGTGCTGGACGCCGATGGACGAGAGGATGAAGTACGCACGACGAGACTCGTCCGACGCGGCGAGCCGTTCCCAAGCGTACACGAAGTCTTGGGCCGTGACTTCGCCAAAGTCGCCGTGGTACTGCGCGCCCTGCTTGAGATTGAACGTGTAGGTCGTGAAGTCGTCGGAGGTCTCGAAGCCTTGCGCGAGTTGGGTCTGGACCTCGATTTCCCCGTCCGGATAGTTCATCAGCGCGTCGAACATCTGCTGAATCACGGTCCCCGAGGCGGTGTCGGTCGCCTTGATGGGGTCGAGCGTACTCATCGTGGCGTTGATGAGATTGAACGTGCCGCCGCCACCTCCGTCTTCCTGAGTAGTGGTCTCCTGACCGACAGCAGTACCCGTGAGCGCAACAGCCGATGCCGTCCCGCCGGTCGCCTTGAGGAACGACCGTCGAGACATGTTGGATTTCTCGGACATGCAAATAGAAGGACCACGCTATGCCATATGTAGTTAATTATTATTAATGCACGAAGATGAAGTTGGAAAAACCGAGCGCACTGGCGCGAGTTTTCCCAGATATATCAAAATGGAAATCGCTTCGAGGACGAACCGAATCCCGAGACTCCGACGAACGAACTGTCAGACCAGATTCCAGCGATTTCGGCACTCACTCGGCGGAACGGGGAATCCCCGCGCGCTCGTCACTCCACGTACAGCGAGTAGGTGATGACGCCGAACCCCGTAACCGTGAGGAGGCTCTCGATGACGAGGACCGTCGTGCGGTCGATAGCGAGTATCTGGTCGGCGATGCCAGCCAGAAACGCCCCGAGAGTGACGACGCCGAAGCCAAGCGCGAGCGACCCCAGCGCGGGCGATTCGGTCCGGCGGTAGGCCTTGTAGGCGAAGAAGGTGATGAGGCCGCCCAGCAGGAGCGTGACTGTTTTGAGCGCGACGACGAGCGACGTGATGGTGGCCAAATCTGCGTTCATAGCGTTATGTCTCCTTTCGCACTTCCGACCACATGTCCGCGAGGCGCTCCTCGGCCGAGCGAGCGGGCCGCGAGACGGCCACGTCGAATTCCTGCTCGTCGGTCAGCGATAGCGACACCTCGTCGAAATCGAGGTCGTAGCGCGTGGTGTGGTGGCCGTCGCTCCGGACCTCGGTGAGTTCCGAGAGGAGCGAGGCGTCGGTCAGCGCGTCGAGTTTCCGGTAGACCGTCGAGAGCGGGATGTCGGTCGCGTCCGAGATTTCGCTCGCGGTCATGGGTTCGTCTAAGTTCGTGACGATGGCCCGGCAGTCGGGGTCGTCCAGCGCATCGAGAAGCACCTGCAAGTCGGGGTCGTCCTCGACACTCACCGGGTCTCGAACCATCTACCGGACGTTTCGAAAGGCGATACATAACTCGTTCGACTCCGGGGTCGGGCGTGCCCGAAGTCGGTCGGGCGTTCGACTTGCCGACACCGAGTTTGGGTACCTCTACCACACCGAACACGTTCGAGGGCGTCCCATCTAGTGGGAATCACCGTCTGCGCTCTTTAAGTAGCCCTGCTAAGTTGGAAGTGTAACAATGAGCCAGATTGGAGCCCCCGGAGATGGACCCTCTCGACGCGACTTCCTGAAAGCGACCGGTGCCGGCGGTCTGGCCGCCGCCGCTGGCTGTACTGCCCCGAGCAATAACGACCGACGCGCAACCCAGCAACAAGCTATGCAGTCCCAAAACTCTCTCCCGACGACCAGTCCGCCGGAAATCGTGAACGTCAACGAACAGGGTGGAAAAGTCACGCTCAAGTCCACGCCCGCTCGCCACGAGGTCCACCCGCTCGACACGATGGGCGGTCCCGTCGAACTCCCGCAGGTCTGGGCCTTCCAAGCCGACGACCGCGACCCGAGCGTCCCCGGTCCCATCCTCCGGACGACGGAGGGCGAGGACATGGAGGTCACGCTGGACAACACCGACAGCAAGCACCCCCACACGCTCCACTTCCACGGCGTCAGCAAGACGTGGGAGAACGACGGCGTGCCGACGACCACGGGCATCACGGTCCAACCCGGTGAGAAGCACACCTACCAGATTCCCGCCAACGTCCCCGGCACCCACATCTATCACTGCCACTACCAGACGCCCCGGCACATGGAGATGGGCATGTTCGGCATCTTCCGAGTTGACCCGAAGGGGTACGAACCCGCCGACCGCGAGTACTTCATGACGCTGAAGGACTGGGACTCGTCGCTCCCCAAGATGATGGCGGGCCAGAGCGCGAGCTACAACCCCCGAAAGCGCAACGCCGACGTGTTCACCATCAACGGCAAATCCGCGCCCCGGACCCTCCACCCCGAGGACGGGTCGCCCATCATCGTCAAGCAGGGCGAGACGGTCCGGCTTCACATGGTCAACGCGGGCTACATGTCCCACCCGATGCACATCCACAACCACCGCTTCCAGAAGGTCGAGAAGGACGGTGGGGTCATCCCGGAGGCCGCCCGCCACGACGAGGACGTGACCAACCTCGCGCCCGCCGAGCGCCACACGCTCGAGTTCGAGGCCGACGCCGACCCCGGCATCTACCTGATGCACTGCCACAAGGTCAACCACGTCATGAACGGCCGGAGCTATCCCGGCGGGATGCTCGGCGGCGTCGTCTACGAGGAGGCGATGGATACCGACATCTTCAAGAAACTGATGAAATACGCTGGATACGAAGGCTAATATGACGAACGACGATACGACGACGGGACGCACGCACGGCGAGGCGACGGGGCGAGAGACGACGGACCGAGCGGCCACCCGACGCGACGTACTGAAAGCTGGCGGGACAGCGACCGCCGCTGTGGCCGGACTGTCCGGGTCGGCGACGGCCTCCGAGGGCGGGAGCGACCTCAGCAGTTGGTTCGAGGGCGTCTCGAACTACGACGGCGTAGCGGACAAGACCGGCGAGTCCGAGGTCACAATCGAAGTCGGCGCGCAGGGCAACAACGGCGCGTTCGCCTTCGGTCCGGCCGCGGTCCGGGTGGACCCCGGTACGAAGGTGGTCTGGAAGTGGACCGGCAAGGGCGGCAGTCACAACGTCGTGAGCGAGAGCGGCGACTTCGAGTCAGAGATGGTCAGCGACGAGGGCCACACCTTCTCCCAGACCTTCGAGGAGAAGGGCGTCCACAAGTACGCCTGCTCGCCCCACAAGGCGATGGGCATGAAGGGCGCAGTCGTGGTCGGCGACACAGAGGTCGGCTCCTCGGGGTACGACCTCGGAGCCAGCGAGTACGCTATCGGCGGGAGCATCCTGCTGGGTCTCCTCTCGCCCATCGCGTTCGCGTGGGTGCTGTTCAAGCGCGACCCCGACGGCCCGAGTCGGTAAGTTCGGGTTGGATTTGCACGGGTAGGGTCTTTCTCGGTCGTTTTCTATCGTTTTGAGACTGAGTAGTTGTGGGAAGGAATTGTTATTGTTTGTCTAAGAATTGTTGAGTTGGTTCCTGCGTCTGGGTCGTGGTGGTATTTTCTCCGTCGGAGGGTGAGTGGCGATGCTGTGTCGGATGCTGGGGGATTCTGCGTTGGAAGTTAAGTGACAGTGCAGAACGGACTCGAAGGCGGCGAGAAGCTAGCTTCAGGCTTGAGCATAGCCGTCTCACGCAACCACACAGCACCGCACCGCCCCGCTACCGCGGGCCACAGCCTCCCCAACCGATTGCGTTGTCTGCGAACGACGTTCGCAGATCAGCGAGACGCGAGCGTCTCGCAAGCCTCGGCCGCCGGAAGACAAATCACGTCTTCCGTGCCCTCGTTCGCTTCGCTCACAAGGACTCCGGCCTGCGCTACTCATCCCTCGCGCGATATGGCAGACCACGAGGGTCTGCCAGCGCACGCCGGGGTGGCAAATCAACTAGAACCAACCTCCTGAAATCGACCGATTTCGGCGGTTTCGGCCTACCGATACCCGTCTCGCCCCTCGGCCGCCAAGTCGCGCAGTCGGGCGATTCGCTCCTCGGTCGGCGGGTGGGTCGCCACGTCGAGGGGGAGACCGGCGAGGGGGTCGTCGCCTGCGTCCTCCTCGGCGTCGGCGCGAACGAGGCCGTGGGGCAGGAAGCAGAGTTCCCGAATCCCGCTCGCTCGCACGTCCTCGGTCGGTCTTCCGGCGGCCTCGGCGTCCAGTTTCTCCAAGGCGCTCGCCATCGCAGACGGGTCCCCGGCCAGCAGTGCCCCGGCGCGGTCCGCAGAGAACTCCCGAGAGCGCGAGAGGACCCCGCTCAGGACCACGACCGGGAGCGCCAGCAGGCCGAGTGCGACCCCGCCGAACAGGACCGTGAACGCGGCGAACCCGCCGAAGGCCACGAACGACGCGGCGCTGAACGCCGGCACAGCAACCAGCGCGGTGCTGGCGGCGTAGCCAACGACCGCCGCGAGACCGAGCGCGAGCGTCCGAGCAGGACCGGACGAGTCCCGGACCAGCGAGTAGTCGTCGTTCGCCAGCGCCGGGAGGAAGGTCGCCAGCGTCATGACCACGGCGTCCCGGTTCCGGAGGTGCGCGAGTTCGTGGGCAAGCACGGCGTCGAGTTCCGACGCCGAGAGCGCGTCGAGGAGGCCGGTCGAGACCACCACGGTCCCCCTGCGCAGGTCGCCGACCGTGAAGCAGTTGGCCGTCTCGGTCTCGGCGACGGCGAGGTCCGGCGGCGTCATCTCGGCGGTCTGGGCGAGTCTGCGCAGGCGACGGTGGAGGTCCGGGTACTCGGTCTCGGAGACCGACCGGGCGTCCGCCGCCCCCAGAAGCTCTCGGCGCGTATATTTAAGTTGTACCCACGCGAGCGCGAGCGTGGAGAGCGCGACGAGCGCCAACCACCCGACTGCGCCCGCGACGCCGGCCGAATCGCCGGCCCCGCCGACCAGTGCGACGACCCACGGTCTGAACAGATACGCGAGGACCGCGACGAACGCCGCGTCGGCAACGAGGACCAGCGCGAGGACCGCGGCGATTCGGCGGGTGAGTTCCGAGTCGTCGGGCCGGCGGTCGTCCGAGGAGCGAGTGGGTGGCATGGAGGGCGAAGTGGGTAGTGCTATGCAGGAGAGGGAAGATATATTTGACTGAAAGTTTTCGTCTCGTTCGTGGCACACGAACGCCGCCGCGCCGCCCTCGCCGCCCTCTGCGTCTTCGCCGTCGCCTTCGCCGCAACCCTCCTGCCCGCCAGCGGTTTCGGGAGCCAACCCGCTGGCGTCGGCGTCAGTGGCGACGGCCCGGACGCCCCCGTGAGTGGCGACACCGGCCCCGACGACTCCGGTAGCACCTCCAAACAGAACCCCCAGACCTCGACCAACGAGAGTTCGATGAGCGCGACGGCTTCGGGGAGTGACGAAGACTCCGCCCCGACCGAAACGACCGCGACGGACGAGGCGACGACGACGACAGCGCGCGAGACCACGACCGAGGCCGCCTCGAGCGTCGGTGACGTTCTCCGAGGACTGTTCGCCCCTATCGTACTCACCGCGCTCGGTCTCGTTGGTCTGGTCGTCCTCGTCGGATTCGGGACCGGCGCGCTCGCGGTGAGTAGCGCCACAGCCGGGGCGCTCCCGTTCACGCTCGTCGTCGGCGGGACCCCCATCGGCGAACTCGTCGGCGCGATTCCGACCCGGACGATGGCCTTCGTCGTCGGTCTCTCGGCGTCGATTCCCCGACTGCTGGATGACGCCGCCGCCCTGACGGGTGAGGTCGGCCGAAGCGCCGGGACGCTCGTCGTCGGCCTCGCCCGCGGAACCGGCCAAGCCCTCCGGGTCGGCGCGCAGGGGTTGGCAGTCACGTTCGCCGCGATTCCCCGCGCGCTGGCCGGACTGGGTGCCGGAGCAGGCATTCTCTCCAGTCTCGGCAGTGTCAGCGTGCCGAGTCTCGGCCGAGGAGGAAACGAGAACGATTCCGGGCGAAGCGGCCCGAGCGGAGACACCGCCGAACCCGACGAGACCGGTCCGCCCTCTGTCGAGGAGGCGTGGGAGACGATGCGCGACCGGGTGCCGGTCAGGAACC
This genomic window from Halorussus lipolyticus contains:
- a CDS encoding ABC transporter substrate-binding protein, which produces MSEKSNMSRRSFLKATGGTASAVALTGTAVGQETTTQEDGGGGGTFNLINATMSTLDPIKATDTASGTVIQQMFDALMNYPDGEIEVQTQLAQGFETSDDFTTYTFNLKQGAQYHGDFGEVTAQDFVYAWERLAASDESRRAYFILSSIGVQHETDSEGNYQPGTLAVEAVDDYTLEMTLEEPFHATLPMLAYTAFAALPEGIVGDIEGYEGEIPYSQFATSNPIGAGPFQFETWQSNDVAEVSRFDNYHGQTAQVDRVNWRIIEDDNARYTYAMNRNADYFPIPTPFYDPNKVSVEETDDLGRQFGTYGPVRNGATLNYLAVATINAFYLGFNTNRVEKPARQAAAYAMNQNQVIEQIFKGRGQAAYHFTPPNIYPDGPDAYDQHAEQNYPYGYNQTQIQQARQVMEEAGYDQNNRYEFTLTIYSGSDTWQQTAQLLRDQLASAHIDMTIESAPFSTLLQRGREGNLQAYSLGWIMDWPAPDNFLQLLNPPQTDTSQDAPISYVNWLDTEASQQAQSAWEQIQDNPAPTDEAEAARNESYIQIEEANWEDVVFLPVYHRTDERFWYQNVDVERFGGAGTSRQMYNTTDLE
- a CDS encoding DUF7521 family protein — its product is MNADLATITSLVVALKTVTLLLGGLITFFAYKAYRRTESPALGSLALGFGVVTLGAFLAGIADQILAIDRTTVLVIESLLTVTGFGVITYSLYVE
- a CDS encoding transcriptional regulator: MVRDPVSVEDDPDLQVLLDALDDPDCRAIVTNLDEPMTASEISDATDIPLSTVYRKLDALTDASLLSELTEVRSDGHHTTRYDLDFDEVSLSLTDEQEFDVAVSRPARSAEERLADMWSEVRKET
- a CDS encoding multicopper oxidase domain-containing protein, translated to MSQIGAPGDGPSRRDFLKATGAGGLAAAAGCTAPSNNDRRATQQQAMQSQNSLPTTSPPEIVNVNEQGGKVTLKSTPARHEVHPLDTMGGPVELPQVWAFQADDRDPSVPGPILRTTEGEDMEVTLDNTDSKHPHTLHFHGVSKTWENDGVPTTTGITVQPGEKHTYQIPANVPGTHIYHCHYQTPRHMEMGMFGIFRVDPKGYEPADREYFMTLKDWDSSLPKMMAGQSASYNPRKRNADVFTINGKSAPRTLHPEDGSPIIVKQGETVRLHMVNAGYMSHPMHIHNHRFQKVEKDGGVIPEAARHDEDVTNLAPAERHTLEFEADADPGIYLMHCHKVNHVMNGRSYPGGMLGGVVYEEAMDTDIFKKLMKYAGYEG
- a CDS encoding halocyanin domain-containing protein, whose protein sequence is MTNDDTTTGRTHGEATGRETTDRAATRRDVLKAGGTATAAVAGLSGSATASEGGSDLSSWFEGVSNYDGVADKTGESEVTIEVGAQGNNGAFAFGPAAVRVDPGTKVVWKWTGKGGSHNVVSESGDFESEMVSDEGHTFSQTFEEKGVHKYACSPHKAMGMKGAVVVGDTEVGSSGYDLGASEYAIGGSILLGLLSPIAFAWVLFKRDPDGPSR
- a CDS encoding M48 family metallopeptidase — translated: MPPTRSSDDRRPDDSELTRRIAAVLALVLVADAAFVAVLAYLFRPWVVALVGGAGDSAGVAGAVGWLALVALSTLALAWVQLKYTRRELLGAADARSVSETEYPDLHRRLRRLAQTAEMTPPDLAVAETETANCFTVGDLRRGTVVVSTGLLDALSASELDAVLAHELAHLRNRDAVVMTLATFLPALANDDYSLVRDSSGPARTLALGLAAVVGYAASTALVAVPAFSAASFVAFGGFAAFTVLFGGVALGLLALPVVVLSGVLSRSREFSADRAGALLAGDPSAMASALEKLDAEAAGRPTEDVRASGIRELCFLPHGLVRADAEEDAGDDPLAGLPLDVATHPPTEERIARLRDLAAEGRDGYR
- a CDS encoding DUF4129 domain-containing protein, yielding MAHERRRAALAALCVFAVAFAATLLPASGFGSQPAGVGVSGDGPDAPVSGDTGPDDSGSTSKQNPQTSTNESSMSATASGSDEDSAPTETTATDEATTTTARETTTEAASSVGDVLRGLFAPIVLTALGLVGLVVLVGFGTGALAVSSATAGALPFTLVVGGTPIGELVGAIPTRTMAFVVGLSASIPRLLDDAAALTGEVGRSAGTLVVGLARGTGQALRVGAQGLAVTFAAIPRALAGLGAGAGILSSLGSVSVPSLGRGGNENDSGRSGPSGDTAEPDETGPPSVEEAWETMRDRVPVRNRDARTPGEVARTAAKKGYPDEAVRRLTDAFREVRYGDLPRDDRTDSARSALDRLRDFWRDEK